In one window of Erinaceus europaeus chromosome 17, mEriEur2.1, whole genome shotgun sequence DNA:
- the LOC103110420 gene encoding olfactory receptor 5B21 has protein sequence MENNTEVTEFILLGLTDDPNLQVPLLLIFLFIYLITLVGNGGMMVIISSDSHLHTPMYFFLSNLSFVDLGYSSAVAPKMVAALLTGDKIISYSGCAAQFFFFVGFATVECYLLASMAYDRHAAVCRPLHYTTTMTASVCTFLTTGSYICGFLNASIHTTDTFRLSFCGSNEVHHFFCDIPPLLALSCSDTKISKLLVFFVVGFNVFSTLLVILISYFFIGIAIQRMRSTEGRKKAFSTCLSHLTAVSIFYGTIIFMYLQPSSSQSMDTDKIASVFYTVVIPMLNPLIYSLRNKEVTNAAWKLFSKLYPSSITVSR, from the coding sequence ATGGAGAATAACACAGAAGTGACAGAGTTTATCCTTTTGGGATTAACAGATGACCCCAATCTTCAGGTTCCCCTCCTCTTAATATTTTTGTTCATCTACCTCATCACTCTGGTTGGGAATGGAGGGATGATGGTCATCATTTCCTCAGACTCCCACCTTCACACACCTATGTACTTCTTTCTCAGTAACCTCTCCTTTGTAGATCTGGGTTACTCCTCAGCTGTAGCTCCCAAGATGGTGGCTGCACTGCTCACAGGGGACAAAATAATCTCCTACAGTGGATGTGCtgctcagttcttcttctttGTGGGTTTTGCCACAGTTgagtgctacctcctggcctccaTGGCTTATGACCGCCATGCTGCTGTGTGTAGGCCTCTCCATTATACCACCACCATGACAGCAAGCGTCTGTACCTTTCTGACAACTGGCTCCTACATCTGTGGCTTTCTCAACGCATCCATCCACACAACAGATACCTTCAGACTCTCCTTCTGTGGTTCCAATGAGGTCCACCATTTTTTCTGTGACATTCCTCCACTCTTGGCTCTCTCATGTTCAGACACCAAAATTAGCAAGTTGCTTGTCTTCTTTGTAGTGGGCTTCAATGTCTTTTCCACCCTCCTGGTCATTCTCATCTCTTATTTCTTCATAGGAATCGCTATTCAAAGGATGCGTTCTACTGAAGGGCGGAAGAAAGCCTTCTCCACTTGTTTATCCCATCTCACTGCCGTCTCCATCTTCTATGGCACAATCATCTTCATGTACTTACAGCCCAGCTCAAGTCAGTCCATGGACACAGACAAAATAGCATCTGTGTTTTACACTGTGGTGATTCCCATGTTGAACCCCTTGATTTATAGTCTTAGAAACAAAGAAGTAACAAATGCTGCCTGGAAATTATTCAGCAAACTTTACCCATCATCTATAACTGTCAGTAGGTAG